In one window of Nitrososphaerales archaeon DNA:
- a CDS encoding cell division protein SepF: protein MSVDLTEQSSKDKSEGVSQIYLKAFPLRNINELQKIKDDVSKRVIVILRVTPLAQKDVDELKRAVEELYDFTVSIGGDIARLGEERIIITPPGVKIWRGLI, encoded by the coding sequence TTGAGCGTAGATTTAACAGAACAGAGTAGTAAAGATAAGAGTGAAGGGGTTTCACAGATCTACCTTAAAGCATTTCCTCTAAGAAATATAAATGAATTACAGAAGATCAAGGATGATGTCTCTAAAAGGGTGATCGTGATCCTAAGGGTTACACCGTTAGCCCAAAAGGACGTGGATGAGTTAAAACGTGCGGTCGAGGAACTTTACGACTTCACAGTCTCGATCGGTGGAGATATCGCCAGACTCGGAGAAGAAAGAATTATAATCACACCACCGGGAGTAAAAATCTGGAGGGGCTTAATATAG